The genomic stretch CAGCGAGCGGAACGCCGCGCCGTCTCCGGCGTACAGGGCGCGGCTGGCCTCCTCGGCACCGGGCAGGTCGCCGCCCATGACGGTCAGGAAGCGGTCGGTCGGCAGGATCGCCATGCGGCGGCGCTCGGCGGCCGGGTCGGCCTTGCGGGCCTCGTCAATCAGCCGGCGCAGCGCGGCCGAGGCCCCGTTGGGATGACTTTCCAGCCAGTCCCAGTGGCGGGGCAGCAGCGACACCTCACGCGACACCACCCCGAGTTTCGGGCGGCCAGGGCCGGGTCTCGCCGGGGCCGGAGCCTCGCGGGCCAGCACCTCGTCCAGCGTGCCGGACAGGTCAAAGTCGATGGTGCGGCCGGTATGGTCATTGAAGACCAGCAGCGGGTCGCGGGTCGTGCGGTGAAGCTCCTTGAGGGCAGCCAGAACTTCACGCAGCGGAGCCGTCCGCAGCCGCTGCTGTCCGAGGAAGATCGTGTAGGTGGGCTCGGTGTCCATATCGGAATAGTAGCCGGGTAGAACTCGAAGCGCAATATTAGCCGGGTAATATGAATGGCCTGCCTGACGATCCGGGCACTGGATACTGTCGGCATGGACGGGATGCAACGCGGCTGGAACCTCATTGCCCAGGACGACTATGCCGCCGCCGAACAATCGTTCCGTGCTGTCCTGGCCGACCCGGAAACCATCAATACTCAGCGGTACGAGGCGCGTTTCGGCCTGGGCTATTGCCTGGCACATACCGGAAACGTCGACGACGCCAGAGATATCTACACGCAGCTCCGGCACGAGGCCAGGGCGGGCGCGTCTGCTCTGCCCGAACACGTCGTCCTGCACCAGATCGGCATGGTCGAGCGCCTGGCAGGCGACTGGGAAGCTGCCGCGCGGTGTTTTCAGGAGGAGCGCACCATGATCGAAGGCCTCGGAAACGATCCGCTGGCCGTGGCGATCAACGCCTACGAGTTGGGGTTCGTCGCCCTGCACCTGGGACACACGGAAGAATCGAAAACACACTTCGAGGAGTCGCTCGAATCCGCCTGGCGCACCACCGATTCCATCACCCTGGGCTGTGCCCATCGTGGTCTGGGCGACTGGCACGCGAAGTATGGCGAGCGTTCAGAGGCGCTGAGGCACTGGGCCGCCGCAGAACGGGCCTTCACGTCTGCTGGCGCAGACAGCGCAGTTCAGGACATTCAGGAGCGGTGGACACGTCACGCCGAGCCATGAGCGCTGGGGAAGGAGACGCTACTTCAACTCCCGCCTCAGCCCCGCTGCCATCTGGAACCATTCGCGCTCCTGGCGGCGATACAGCGGCGTGGCGCGGGACTCGGTCTTGGCCATC from Deinococcus sp. AB2017081 encodes the following:
- a CDS encoding tetratricopeptide repeat protein, which translates into the protein MDGMQRGWNLIAQDDYAAAEQSFRAVLADPETINTQRYEARFGLGYCLAHTGNVDDARDIYTQLRHEARAGASALPEHVVLHQIGMVERLAGDWEAAARCFQEERTMIEGLGNDPLAVAINAYELGFVALHLGHTEESKTHFEESLESAWRTTDSITLGCAHRGLGDWHAKYGERSEALRHWAAAERAFTSAGADSAVQDIQERWTRHAEP
- a CDS encoding DUF2239 family protein; amino-acid sequence: MDTEPTYTIFLGQQRLRTAPLREVLAALKELHRTTRDPLLVFNDHTGRTIDFDLSGTLDEVLAREAPAPARPGPGRPKLGVVSREVSLLPRHWDWLESHPNGASAALRRLIDEARKADPAAERRRMAILPTDRFLTVMGGDLPGAEEASRALYAGDGAAFRSLVQDWPEDIRLHVLHLSAPAFELEAAT